A region of the Cytobacillus sp. IB215665 genome:
GCAAAGCGAAAAAAGTTCTTACTTAAAACATAATTAAATTAATATAAAGATTACTATTCTAAAAAATATTTACAATTATCTGTCCATTCGTTAGTATAAAAATGGGTATTAATCTATTTTTTTGAATATTAGCATGGATAGTTTAGTATCTAAAAAATCTAAGGAGGAGATTAAGATGGTAATTACAACAAAGTTAAAGGATTTTAATAAGGTTAGGAATTGTAAAACGTAGAAATAAGAAAAAACTATAACTGAGTGTTCAACAATGACAAGCGGCTTGAGATAACGATGCATTTTTCTAGAAGAAAAATTAAGCTATGAATAAACGTAATTAAAGCAAAAAGCTTCTAGAGTGGACTCACCGACGGATTTTTTGAGCATCTCAATAAGGGGAATGATCATGGGGAAAGTGACATCAGATATTAATATTGTAGAATATCATAACGGATTAGCTGAAGCTGTAGCAGATATGTGGAATAACAGTCAAGAGGGCTGGGGAGGGTCCACATCTGTAAAAACAGGTGTACAGGTGAAAGTGCAGGAACAGAATTCTAGTAATATTAAAGTATTTTTAGCAATGGATGGAGATATGGTAGTTGGTTATTGTTCATTATCTGAATACCGTGAAGACCGAGGAGCTATGTATATTCCATTATTAAATGTTCGCCCAGATTATCATGGGAAAAAGATCGGGAAAATGCTCGTAACAAGAGTATTGAACGAAGTAATTCAAAGGAAATGGCCGCGTCTTGATTTGTATACATGGCCCGGAAATACGAAGGCTGTTCCTCTATACAAAAAATGTGGGTTCTTTTGGGAAGATCGTGATGATACTACACATTTGATGAATCTTATTCCAACTGTGCTCGATACAGATGCAGTGAAAGATTATTTTGCAAAAGTAGATTGGTATACTGCTAGTGATCGGCAAATAGAAGTCATACCAGATGATATTAAACGTAACCATTTTGTTTATTACGAGTATTCGTGGAACGACGAGAACTATGGTAAATTACGTATGCAGTTTGAAAGGTCAGGCCGTGGTTTACGGCTTATTGAAACGGATGACTATTTAGTAGAAGCTACAGTAGAGGACTTTGAACTTGTTTGTAACAAATCTCATCAAATCCAATTTCATGTCATAAATAAAACCGATAAGCCCCTTCAACTTCGATTTGAAGGGGAAGAGCAAGGGCAAATTAGTTTTTTATATGACAATGAAGTCATGGTCGAAGGTGAAAAGACTATTGAAGCGATGTTTTCAATCGCTGACTATGTAGAAGAGCAAAGCCCATGGCGAACACATCCAACTGTGCAAACAAATGTGTGGATAAATGGCAAAAAAGCTACTTTTGCAATTGGAGTGAATCCGAAATTACCTGCAAATATGAAAGCTGTTGCACCACAAGATCAATTTATGATAGGGGAAGAGGTAACCTTTTTCATTGATATTGAAAATCAATCAAAGGGCGAGCAAACATTTTCTTTCTCATTACCTTCTACGGATTTGCTAAAGATTAAGCAACAAAAGGTAGAAGTAACATTACAAGGGAAAGAAAAAATGTCTTTACCGATTGATGCACAGTTACATGGCTATGGTTTTTATGGACCAGAAATAGAAGTTTTTGTTATAAGGGACGGTCTTACGGAACAAACCTTTAATAAACGAATTGGGGTTGGTTTTAAAGGGATTGGCGCCCAATTTGACGGGGAATGTGATGAATACTGGCATATTTATAATGGGAGTTACCAAGGATATTTTAGTAAGTTTAATAATGAATTCATTCCAGGTCGTAATATGAGTGATTCTCAACGGACAACGCTCATGTTTGCTAAGCTTGGGAAGCCGTATAACGACGAGTTTTCTAAGAAAAAACCAACGAAGGTGGAGTTTGAGCAACAACAAGGAGCAATGGTTTTAAAGGCAACATTTGAGTCAGAGTCCATGAATAATATTTCATTTGTTTATATTTATAAGCTTTTTGCAGAAGGTTTAATAGAGGCAGCAGTACAACTGACGAACCAAGGTAACGAAGTTACATCAGAAGATGTGTGGATAAGTCAGCCGATTTATCATAGTCTGGAAAACCCAGTTTTTCATTATAATAATGAGCTAGTTGAACACGGTAAAGGCTTCACTTTTTACGGAGAATGGGAAAGCTCTAAGCTTACGGAAAACTGGATTTTTTCACAGTACAAACCCTACCCTAGTGGATTTTGCTGGCCAAAGAAATCGCAGTTGCAATTTGAAAACTGGTACACGTATTGTGAACAAAACCTTGGTAAGCTTGATGGGGGAGTGACTGTACAAACAGAGCCAATCTTCATCAACATGGGTGCCTTTCAAACATGGAAAGAGTTCCGTCGTTTTGCGGAAAGAAAGCCTGTCAACAAACAGTTGCCACAGGATGCAATAGAGGTTGTATATAATGATAGAAACCCTGTTATCTCAACAAATGAAATCGTCATTAAAGCGGAACAAAAGAAAAATACCTCATCAGATGGAACTGTCCAAGTCAACTTGGCAAATGACACATACGCAGGAGAACATGAAGTATCTGTCCCAGTTAAGCACATTCATGATCCGTTCGTGCATGTGAAGGTGAAAGATCGACGTAATAATATAGCATATTATTCAGACCGCGTCTTACTGAAACCTTCAAATGATAAAGTTGTGCATCATATTGTTGAAGAGGATGACCTAAAAGTTCATAGAGTGAATAATGGTTTAATAGATATAGGAGCGTCAACAGACTTTTTCCCTACGCTATTTTCATTAAAAATGAATGGAGTAGAATGGTTGGATTCATCCTTTCCGAAGCTAACGTCTAAATCGTGGTGGAATCCATGGTCAGGTGGTATTCGTAGCACAATGAGTGATATGAGTAACCGTTCTTGGAGCAAGGAATCATCTTCGATTCAGTTTGCTACTTTAAAGGATCAATTTCATAATGTATGGGAAGGTTTAGAAATTTCAACGAGCATTACGGAACACAAAAAATATAAAGGACTTAATTTTCACCAATATTTTATGATGCTACCGGGAGTACCTGTCGTTGCTCATTTCTCGAAAATTGAACAACATACAGGTACTTACCTACTCGATAAAAAATTGGAAACTGAATTGTTAATCAAACCTAATTCACATTTGAACAAAACCTTTATACAAAATGGTGATGTGAAGGTTACTGGTGGTGGCGCGGAATACGAGGCTAAGCTAGAACTCCAGCATGTGTTTGGTGGGGAACAAGTAGACGAAATATTGCACATCATTCAACATGACGAAGTATCAGATACTGAAGTATATATGAACAAGGATGTAACTTTTACAAGTATCGATCAAAAGCTACATTTAGCTAATCGTCAAACAATATTTACAAAACCGTTACTCATCACAGTAGGCAAGGATAAAATTAATCACAAGGCACTGGGTCATTTAGCAAATTTAGTCTTTACAAAAGAGGAACAATCGCATGAAAATAATTGATGCTCATCTGCATTTTTC
Encoded here:
- a CDS encoding GNAT family N-acetyltransferase — protein: MGKVTSDINIVEYHNGLAEAVADMWNNSQEGWGGSTSVKTGVQVKVQEQNSSNIKVFLAMDGDMVVGYCSLSEYREDRGAMYIPLLNVRPDYHGKKIGKMLVTRVLNEVIQRKWPRLDLYTWPGNTKAVPLYKKCGFFWEDRDDTTHLMNLIPTVLDTDAVKDYFAKVDWYTASDRQIEVIPDDIKRNHFVYYEYSWNDENYGKLRMQFERSGRGLRLIETDDYLVEATVEDFELVCNKSHQIQFHVINKTDKPLQLRFEGEEQGQISFLYDNEVMVEGEKTIEAMFSIADYVEEQSPWRTHPTVQTNVWINGKKATFAIGVNPKLPANMKAVAPQDQFMIGEEVTFFIDIENQSKGEQTFSFSLPSTDLLKIKQQKVEVTLQGKEKMSLPIDAQLHGYGFYGPEIEVFVIRDGLTEQTFNKRIGVGFKGIGAQFDGECDEYWHIYNGSYQGYFSKFNNEFIPGRNMSDSQRTTLMFAKLGKPYNDEFSKKKPTKVEFEQQQGAMVLKATFESESMNNISFVYIYKLFAEGLIEAAVQLTNQGNEVTSEDVWISQPIYHSLENPVFHYNNELVEHGKGFTFYGEWESSKLTENWIFSQYKPYPSGFCWPKKSQLQFENWYTYCEQNLGKLDGGVTVQTEPIFINMGAFQTWKEFRRFAERKPVNKQLPQDAIEVVYNDRNPVISTNEIVIKAEQKKNTSSDGTVQVNLANDTYAGEHEVSVPVKHIHDPFVHVKVKDRRNNIAYYSDRVLLKPSNDKVVHHIVEEDDLKVHRVNNGLIDIGASTDFFPTLFSLKMNGVEWLDSSFPKLTSKSWWNPWSGGIRSTMSDMSNRSWSKESSSIQFATLKDQFHNVWEGLEISTSITEHKKYKGLNFHQYFMMLPGVPVVAHFSKIEQHTGTYLLDKKLETELLIKPNSHLNKTFIQNGDVKVTGGGAEYEAKLELQHVFGGEQVDEILHIIQHDEVSDTEVYMNKDVTFTSIDQKLHLANRQTIFTKPLLITVGKDKINHKALGHLANLVFTKEEQSHENN